GCCGACCAGCGTGTTCGGTTTTTTGCCGAGATTTTTCGGATCGAGTTTGCTCTTGCCATCATCGAGTGGCTTGAGCATTTCATCCATGCTCTTGTTGATATTGGCGAACTTGTAAACCGGCAATACAAATGACCAGCCGTCAAAGAGCTTGTTCAGATCAGCAACTTCCTTGTTGATCGCCGCCAGACGTTCGTTATGATCCTTGGCCGGATCGCTGATCGCGAGCGGCGGCGTGAGATCGGGCGCCGACTTCGCCGCTTCGGGCTTGCCATCAGCGGGCGCCTTGTCGCCAGCATCAGGCTTGGTTTGTTTGGCGTCGAACTGCTTGGCCTCGAACTGAGTCTTGGCAACGGCTTGATCGGTCTTGATCTGTATCTCTGCCGCGGTCGCATCCAGCGATGCCTTGAATCGCGCGTAGTCCTTGCCGTCTTTTTCCCAAGCCTGCACATCGACGATCAAACCGTCGTAAGCGACATAGTGCGCTTTGTATACTTTGTCGCCTGGTTCCGCATCTTTGGCCGGAAGCACGTCGTCGAAACGCAAACCCGCCAGTGTCGAAACCAGTCCGTTGGCGGCGAAATCCGAACTCGGTTCGCGACCTTTCGGCACATCGGCGAGCTTGTAATTGACGTCGCCCGGCGCGGCCTTGGCTGCCTTCAGTACCTTGCCATCGGGCGCGGTCAGTACGACCTCGCGAAAACGCGCTGCCTGCACGTCGGTGAGTTCGTGCCGCAGCCAGTTCGGCGCGGATTTTTCTACCGTGATATTGCCCTTGGCCAGCCAGCTTTGCGCTTCGCTCGGCAAACGCACAAACGTGCCGCCACCGCCGCCGCCGTTGTAGTTGCCGACGATCAGCTTGACTGGCTGCGCCAGCCCGGCCAACTCCACCAGCACGCCCTTGGCATCTTTACCGGCAACATCCTCGACACCGAGTTCAGCGTAGCGATCCTTGTTCGAAGTTTTCTGCTCGATCAGCGTCGCGTCGGCGAGCTTGAGCAGGAATTCGCGCACCTTGATCAGGTCGGCGGGATAGCCGGATTTCTCCGCCACCGTCCAACCGGCATCACCGCGCTTGAGCGTCGCCACGGGTTTGTTGTCGGCGCCGGTCAGGGTGATCTGGCTGACCTCGTTGACATGTTCGCGCAAGCCCGGCAGCAAGAAACGCGTCTGCTCGGTGGTTTCGTTCAGCGGCTTGTTCGAGTGATTCAACCGCACCGCCACCAGCAACGCGACCAGCGCCGCGGCAGCCAAGCCCAACAGGGTTTTGTTATTCATGTCCGTGCCCCCTCAGTTCGCCGCACGCTGCTGGCGTTTCCACCACGCAAAACCCAGCGCCAGCAGGATCACCAGCAACGGCATCAGGAAGATGTTGATCATCTTCAGGCGCGTGCCGAGCGACTCGATATCCGCATCCATCTGGCGCCGCACACCGCGCAACTCCTTGCGGATTTCGAGCTTGCGATTCTGGAACTTGAGCAACTCACCCTGCTGTTCGGGCGAGAGGATCATCGCCTGATCCTTGCTCTTGCCCGACTGCAACTCGGTGAGCTTGCGTTCGGTCTCGTTGAGCTCCTGCTGCAACTGTGTTTCCTTGGTGCGGAAACGCTCATCCGCCGTGCGCTTGATGCGCTCGACCGTGGTGAACGGACGCTGCGAAGTCGCGCGACCGCGAATACTGATGAGCTCGCTCGATCCGGTCAGATTGTCCACCGTGTTGATGAAAAAATCACCGTTGTTGGCGAACGCATTCGTGAGTTTCTGGCCGAAAAAATTCTGGATCTGCACCCACAACCGGTCGGTCAGCATGTCGGTGTCGGCGACCAGCACGATCTGGCCATCATCCTTCGATTCGGCCAGATGGTCCTTGCCGGTTTTCTCCGGGAACGCGCTCTTGAACTTGCCCTGCAGGCGACCGGCGACGATGTACAACTGGCCGGTCGGCTCGTAGCCGTTCAGCAACTGCTTCGGATCGGATAGCATCTTGAATCGCTCTGTCGCGACCGTCGTTGCATCCTTGCTGGTCTGGATCAGCGGCACCAGTTTCAGCGGGCTGTCCTTGTCGAGCTGGAAAAATCCGGCGCTCGACGTATTGATGGTCTGCAGCTTGGCCGTGGTCACGTCATCGGGATTG
The sequence above is drawn from the Pseudolysobacter antarcticus genome and encodes:
- a CDS encoding DUF4340 domain-containing protein, whose amino-acid sequence is MNNKTLLGLAAAALVALLVAVRLNHSNKPLNETTEQTRFLLPGLREHVNEVSQITLTGADNKPVATLKRGDAGWTVAEKSGYPADLIKVREFLLKLADATLIEQKTSNKDRYAELGVEDVAGKDAKGVLVELAGLAQPVKLIVGNYNGGGGGGTFVRLPSEAQSWLAKGNITVEKSAPNWLRHELTDVQAARFREVVLTAPDGKVLKAAKAAPGDVNYKLADVPKGREPSSDFAANGLVSTLAGLRFDDVLPAKDAEPGDKVYKAHYVAYDGLIVDVQAWEKDGKDYARFKASLDATAAEIQIKTDQAVAKTQFEAKQFDAKQTKPDAGDKAPADGKPEAAKSAPDLTPPLAISDPAKDHNERLAAINKEVADLNKLFDGWSFVLPVYKFANINKSMDEMLKPLDDGKSKLDPKNLGKKPNTLVGPGATMPNGKL